GTAGGAGCAAGTTCGGACATAACCCTACTGGCACAACCACGAAACAGGTAATCCGGACTTAATCGAAACGAATATGCATACAAAAAACCAGGCACCCCGAAAGGATGCCTGGTTTCGTTATTTTAATGTGAGTGACCTGATGTCATGACCCAGATCGAGCCTGCGACAATGACGACAGCGATAAAGGCTGAATAGAGAATATTGATGTTATTCGTTATTTTATCATCGCCTTCATTGATGTGCATGAACATGTATAGCTGGATTCCGGCCTGGAAAACTGCCAGTGTGCCAATGATCCACATTACCGCCTTCATTGAAAGGGAGCTCTGAAGGGCAATCCATGCTGCGCCGAAGGTCAGTATAAGGGACGTGAAGAATCCAATGACATGGCTGATTGGTAAGCCTTTTGAATGATTATCCATATTACATCACCAACCCTTGTAAATAAACAAATGTAAAGATGAAGATCCAGACGACGTCAAGGAAGTGCCAGTATAGTCCGAAGATGAATGCTTTACGGGCTGTAATGGGTGTCAATCCTCGCTGCAATATTTGAATGATCAACAGGATTGCCCAGCCAATCCCAATGGTAACGTGTAACCCGTGCGTTCCCAGAAGAACGAAGAAGCTGGATAGGAACGCGCTTGTCTGCATCGTTGCACCTTCATGGACATAGTGTATGAATTCGCGAATCTCCATGAAAAGGAATCCGCCGCCCAGCAGCAGAGTGAAAACTAGCCACATAAGCATGCCTTTTATATTGCTTCTTCGCATTTCAAAGATTGAGATACCCATTGTAAAGCTGCTTGTCAGCAGCAAAAACGTTTGAATCATAACATCTTTTACTATGAAGATATCCTTCTGTGTCGGTCCGCCGGCATAACGCTCACCTAGCACTCCATACACTCCGAAAAGGGTAGCGAAGAGAACGATTTCCGCTCCAAGGAATACCCAGAATCCAAGGATATTCATCCTGTTTTGTTCTGTCTGGTATTCAAGCGGCAAAGCGGCATTGACTTTAGCTGACATGGTTCTTCACTCCTTTTTTCGCGCTTTTTCTCCATTTACTTTCTGTTTCAAAGATTTCATCCTTGTGGACATGGAATCCTTCATCGTAATCGAATGAACGGAAGGCAAGTCCAGCGAGAATACCTAAAGCGGCAATTCCAGCTGCGATCGTCCATTCAAATACAAGCAAGAATCCAGAGATTCCAAAAATGACACCCATGTAGATCGGGATCCATGTATTGCTTGGCAGATGGATTTCCTCAATCTCATCTTCAGTAAGTGGCTGAAGTTCATTGTTCTTTTTCATATGCCAGAAAGCATCAAGCTTTGTAACTTCCGGAAGGGAAGCAAAATTATAATGCTGTACAGGTGTTGCTGTTGCCCACTCAAGCGTTCTTGCATCCCATGGGTCATTTCCGATATTTCGGTCAGCGTTACGTGCGCTCCAGTAGATGTTGTAAACAAGAGCTGCAAAGCCTGCCGCAAGAATCACTGATCCAACAGCAGAAATCATCATCAATGGACCAAACCCAGTCTCAGCTGAGTAAGTGTATGCGCGGCGGACCGCACCGTCTAGTCCAAGGAAGAACATTGGCATGAATGTAACATTGAATCCAACAACGAACAGCCAGAAATGCCATTTTCCAATCTTTTCGTTCAGCATGTATCCGAACATTTTAGGCCACCAGAAGTAAAGACCTGCAAAAATCGGGAACACTACACCAGGAATCAACACATAGTGGAAGTGAGCGACCAGGAATAATGTGTTGTGATACTGATAGTCAGCTGCGGCCATTGCCAGCATGACTCCTGTCACACCACCGATAACAAAGTTAGGAACGAACGCCAATGCCCAGAGCATCGCTGTCGTAAACTTGATCCTTCCTTTTCTCATCGTGAACAGCCAGTTGAAAACCTTAACCCCTGTCGGGATGGCAATGGCCATCGTCGTGATCGAGAAGAAAGAGTTCACGCCGGCGCTATTACCCATTGTGAAGAAGTGGTGAACCCAAACGAGCATACTTAAAACCGAAATCATAACAATCGAGATGACCATTGACTTATAGCCATACAAAGTTTTACGGGCAAAAGTCGAGATAATATCCGACAGCATACCGAATGCCGGGAGCACCACGATGTAAACTTCTGGATGTCCCCATAGCCAGAACAAGTTCGCCCAGAGCATATCCATGCCGCCTCCGGAAATCGTGAAGAAGTGTGTACCGAAAGTGCGGTCAAAAGTCATCAAGGCAAGTGCTACTGTAAAAATAGGGAAGCTGGCTACGATGATGATGGATGTAATGAAAGATGTCCATGTGAACATCGGCATCTTCATCAGGGTCATGCCTTTAGTCCTCATTTTTAACACTGTGACAACGAAGTTAATACCCGTCATCAAAGTACCTGCACCCGCAATTTGCAGGGCCACTGCGTAAAAGTTATTTCCTATTCCCGGACTGAATTCTTTCCCGGCAAGAGGGAAGTAGGAAGTCCAACCGGCATCAGGAGATCCGCCGATGATAAATGAAATATTGAACAACGCCGCACCGCTGACAGTAAGCCAAAAGCTAAGGGCGTTCAGCTGCGGAAAAGCAACGTCACGAGCACCGATCTGGAGAGGAATCACAAAGTTCATGAGACCGATCAAGAGCGGCATCGCAACAAACAGAATCATGATGACACCGTGAGTGGTGAATACCTCGTTATAGTGCTGTGCATTCAGGAATTCATTTTCCGGTACGGCAGTCTGGCCTTTCATCATCAAGCCATCAATACCGCCACGGAAAAACATCACGACGCCAAGCAGGATATACATAATCCCAATCTTCTTGTGGTCAACAGTTGTAAACCATTCCGACCAAAGATAATTCCATTTTTTAAAATAGGTGAGGCCGGCTAATGCACCAACTAATGTCAGGGCAATCCCGATTTGTGATGCGAAAATTAATGGATCACCTGTTACGAAAAATTCATCCCACTTAATGCCCACTGTGGTCACCTCCGTGTGAATCTTCAGTTTCGGATTCTTTATGTTTCATATCTTCATTGTTTCCATGATTTGAATGCTCATTGTTTCCATCTTTATTCTTGTAATTATCCTTATCCTCAAAGATCTTTCCAGGCCAGCCATGTCCTCTGTCATACATTTCTGGATTTGTGTAGTTCTTTGAATGCGGATCAGAGTGATCAACCCACTCAAGGTGAGTATTTGAGAATGTCTTCCGTCCAAGGTGGGAAGGCTCGAGCATTTTCTCATACTCTTGCAATGTCATTTTTGGAGCAGTTTCTTTTACGTCTTTGATCCATTGATCCCAATCTTCTTGTGTCTGGGAAAGTACCTCGAACTCCATGCCCGCATATCCCTGGCCGTTGAAGTTCGTGTTCTTTCCAACATAGGAACCAGGATTATCTGCCACTAGATACAGCTGTGTTTCAGCTTTTGCCATCGTGTACTTTTGGCCCGCTAAAGCAGGGATCCAGAAGCTTTGCATCGTACCTGCAGAAGTCAGCCTGAAATCAATCGGGCGGTCTTCAGGAATATTCACATAGTTCACAGTTTCGATACCTTGTTCCGGATAGCTGAATATCCATTTCCAATCTGCGGATGTAACGTTAATGACAAGAGGTTCTTTATTCTCATATCCTTTAGGGATTTCATCTATAGCGTAAATCGTCTTAACAGTAGGGATCGTCAAAGCTACGATAATCAATATCGGAATCACTGTCCAAATTATTTCGAGCACAGTGCTGCCGTGTTCTTCAGGTGGTTCGTAATCCATATTGTCTTTCTTTTCACGATACTTCCAGACGATGAATCCGAATAGCCCGAAAACAACCACTGTAACAAGTAGCATCAAAGCAATCGAAAAGTTGATTAACTCCAGAATTTGCCTTGCAATTGGTCCCTCTGGATTGAATACCACCATATTGTTTTCACAGCCGCTAAGCAACAGCACAGCTATGATCGAGGTGAGGGAGACCAAAAAAAGTTTTGATTTCTTCATCACTGCAGCTCCTTTCAAATATCGAACTTGTTCATTCTATCACAAACTTATGTTCATTCGTTCACAAAGTTTTCGAAAAAGAGCCAAAAATGAACGGTAAGTTGTGGTAATAAGTGTGATAAATATCACACTAATTTATTTGTAATCATTCTAACATGGAAATTGTTACGGTTTTGAAGACAAATGTGAACAAATTATGAAAACAAAAATTGTCATCTTGGTGAATTAAAAATAAAACCCATTGACGAAAAAGCAGGGCACTCAAATTGAGGCCCTGCTTCAAAGACTATGATACTTTATTTCTCTCTATATAGGTCTCCAATGCTGGATGGAATTCCTTTTCATAATGGCCTGAGGTGCAAGCCTTAATGATGATCGTCTTGCTTGAAGGATGCGCTTTAACTTCCAGCGTTTTTTTACAACGCGGACATTTTTCAGCAAAAAGATTCATGTTTTTATCCCTCCAATAATTCCTATGTGTTTAGTATGGAATATATTCAAGTTAATTTCAATGGTTAATCAGACCAATTGTGATACCATTGAAGATATTGAAAACATCGGAAGGAGTTATGCGAATGCAACAAGCTGTTTCGCTATTACATAAAAACAAGGTGATGAGGGGGATGGCGCATTTCCCCTTGTTGGCTCAGAAAAAGGCTCCTGCTGTTATTCTTCTGCATGGCTTTACTGGAAGCAAGCTCGAGCCGCACCGTTTCTTTTTAAAGATTTCCAGGGCACTTGAAGAACTTGGGATTGCCAGCTTCCGATTCGATTTTTTAGGAAGCGGAGAAAGCGATGGAAATTTTGAAGATATGACTGTTTTGAATGAGTTAGCAGAGGCAGAAACGATTCTCGAGTA
This portion of the Mesobacillus sp. S13 genome encodes:
- the qoxD gene encoding cytochrome aa3 quinol oxidase subunit IV; this translates as MDNHSKGLPISHVIGFFTSLILTFGAAWIALQSSLSMKAVMWIIGTLAVFQAGIQLYMFMHINEGDDKITNNINILYSAFIAVVIVAGSIWVMTSGHSH
- the qoxC gene encoding cytochrome aa3 quinol oxidase subunit III, with product MSAKVNAALPLEYQTEQNRMNILGFWVFLGAEIVLFATLFGVYGVLGERYAGGPTQKDIFIVKDVMIQTFLLLTSSFTMGISIFEMRRSNIKGMLMWLVFTLLLGGGFLFMEIREFIHYVHEGATMQTSAFLSSFFVLLGTHGLHVTIGIGWAILLIIQILQRGLTPITARKAFIFGLYWHFLDVVWIFIFTFVYLQGLVM
- the qoxB gene encoding cytochrome aa3 quinol oxidase subunit I — its product is MGIKWDEFFVTGDPLIFASQIGIALTLVGALAGLTYFKKWNYLWSEWFTTVDHKKIGIMYILLGVVMFFRGGIDGLMMKGQTAVPENEFLNAQHYNEVFTTHGVIMILFVAMPLLIGLMNFVIPLQIGARDVAFPQLNALSFWLTVSGAALFNISFIIGGSPDAGWTSYFPLAGKEFSPGIGNNFYAVALQIAGAGTLMTGINFVVTVLKMRTKGMTLMKMPMFTWTSFITSIIIVASFPIFTVALALMTFDRTFGTHFFTISGGGMDMLWANLFWLWGHPEVYIVVLPAFGMLSDIISTFARKTLYGYKSMVISIVMISVLSMLVWVHHFFTMGNSAGVNSFFSITTMAIAIPTGVKVFNWLFTMRKGRIKFTTAMLWALAFVPNFVIGGVTGVMLAMAAADYQYHNTLFLVAHFHYVLIPGVVFPIFAGLYFWWPKMFGYMLNEKIGKWHFWLFVVGFNVTFMPMFFLGLDGAVRRAYTYSAETGFGPLMMISAVGSVILAAGFAALVYNIYWSARNADRNIGNDPWDARTLEWATATPVQHYNFASLPEVTKLDAFWHMKKNNELQPLTEDEIEEIHLPSNTWIPIYMGVIFGISGFLLVFEWTIAAGIAALGILAGLAFRSFDYDEGFHVHKDEIFETESKWRKSAKKGVKNHVS
- the qoxA gene encoding cytochrome aa3 quinol oxidase subunit II codes for the protein MKKSKLFLVSLTSIIAVLLLSGCENNMVVFNPEGPIARQILELINFSIALMLLVTVVVFGLFGFIVWKYREKKDNMDYEPPEEHGSTVLEIIWTVIPILIIVALTIPTVKTIYAIDEIPKGYENKEPLVINVTSADWKWIFSYPEQGIETVNYVNIPEDRPIDFRLTSAGTMQSFWIPALAGQKYTMAKAETQLYLVADNPGSYVGKNTNFNGQGYAGMEFEVLSQTQEDWDQWIKDVKETAPKMTLQEYEKMLEPSHLGRKTFSNTHLEWVDHSDPHSKNYTNPEMYDRGHGWPGKIFEDKDNYKNKDGNNEHSNHGNNEDMKHKESETEDSHGGDHSGH